From the genome of Sulfurovum sp. NBC37-1, one region includes:
- a CDS encoding response regulator, with translation MGLKVLVVDDDFINRKLLQTLLKKNPKVSDIIEAENGSDALEKMKRDPGIDLILLDIMMPIVDGIEFLKIFRLDMANAHIPVIVLSTDDTRKTEVFENGANDFLRKPIKEDILTTKLDQWSN, from the coding sequence ATGGGATTAAAAGTATTAGTTGTTGATGATGATTTCATCAACAGAAAGTTATTGCAGACTCTTTTAAAAAAGAATCCTAAAGTTTCAGATATCATCGAAGCGGAAAACGGTTCTGATGCTCTGGAAAAAATGAAAAGAGATCCTGGCATAGACCTTATTCTTCTTGACATAATGATGCCGATCGTTGACGGTATCGAGTTCCTAAAGATCTTCAGACTCGACATGGCAAACGCTCATATCCCTGTCATCGTACTTTCTACAGATGATACAAGGAAAACAGAAGTTTTTGAGAACGGTGCCAATGACTTCCTTAGAAAACCTATTAAAGAAGATATACTTACGACCAAACTAGATCAATGGTCGAACTAA